A single Candidatus Kaelpia imicola DNA region contains:
- the ahcY gene encoding adenosylhomocysteinase, producing METDSLIKDISLAAGGKKRIEWALNRMPVLEKIRERFSKEKPLKGLNIGGCLHLTTETAVLAITLKEAGARVLLCASNPLSTQDDTAASLVADYGIEVFAVNGEDNETYYSHIEAVLANHPIITMDDGADLVSTIHKKAEGDKSIELPWGSTEETTTGVIRLKALAAEGKLLYPVIAVNDAWTKHLFDNRYGTGQSTLDGIIRATNKLIAGNNVVIAGYGWCGKGAAKRAKGLGGNIIVTEVDCLKALEAVMDGFRVMPMNEAAKIGDIFITLTGDINVINRDHFLLMKDKAIVCNSGHFDVEIDIKSLKVLASSKREAKPLVDEYIVEGKRIYLLGEGRLVNLACAEGHPAEVMDLSFANQALSCEYLKENHASLEKRVYKVPDDVDAYIARMKLGSMGIDIDRLTEEQRRYISSWKEGT from the coding sequence ATGGAAACAGACTCTTTGATAAAAGATATATCACTTGCAGCTGGAGGAAAGAAGAGGATTGAGTGGGCGTTGAACAGAATGCCTGTATTGGAAAAGATAAGAGAGAGGTTCTCTAAAGAGAAACCTTTAAAAGGGTTAAATATAGGCGGTTGTCTCCATCTAACGACAGAGACGGCTGTATTGGCAATAACGTTAAAAGAGGCAGGGGCTCGTGTTCTTCTCTGTGCATCTAATCCGCTCTCTACTCAAGATGATACCGCAGCTTCATTAGTGGCAGATTACGGGATAGAGGTCTTTGCTGTTAATGGAGAAGATAATGAGACTTATTATAGCCATATCGAGGCTGTTTTGGCTAATCATCCTATAATAACTATGGATGATGGAGCCGATCTTGTATCTACGATACATAAAAAAGCCGAAGGAGATAAGAGTATAGAGCTACCTTGGGGCAGCACCGAAGAGACTACAACCGGGGTTATAAGGCTGAAAGCCTTGGCAGCGGAAGGAAAACTTCTCTATCCGGTGATTGCTGTAAATGATGCCTGGACAAAACATCTCTTTGACAATAGATATGGAACCGGGCAGTCAACGCTGGATGGTATTATAAGAGCGACGAATAAGCTTATTGCAGGTAATAATGTAGTTATAGCCGGTTATGGCTGGTGCGGTAAGGGAGCTGCCAAGAGAGCAAAGGGGTTGGGCGGAAATATTATTGTTACAGAGGTTGACTGCTTAAAGGCTCTTGAAGCCGTTATGGATGGGTTTAGAGTTATGCCTATGAATGAGGCAGCCAAGATAGGGGATATCTTTATAACTTTAACCGGAGATATAAATGTTATCAATAGGGACCATTTTCTGCTTATGAAAGATAAGGCTATAGTCTGTAATTCCGGTCACTTTGATGTCGAGATAGATATCAAAAGTCTTAAGGTGTTAGCCTCTTCAAAGAGAGAGGCCAAACCTCTGGTAGATGAATATATTGTCGAAGGAAAGAGAATCTATCTTCTCGGTGAAGGGAGGCTTGTAAATCTAGCCTGTGCTGAGGGTCACCCGGCTGAAGTAATGGATCTAAGCTTTGCCAATCAGGCATTGAGTTGTGAATATTTAAAAGAGAACCATGCTTCTCTTGAAAAGAGGGTCTATAAGGTACCTGATGATGTAGATGCTTATATTGCCCGGATGAAGCTCGGCTCTATGGGTATTGATATTGATCGGTTGACCGAGGAGCAGAGGAGATATATATCCTCATGGAAAGAGGGGACTTAA
- a CDS encoding ATP-dependent 6-phosphofructokinase: MIGSAIKKIAVLTSGGDAPGMNCAIRSVVRFASFKSISVIGVGYGYKGLIERDFRILGPRDVSNIISRGGTILKTARSEEFLDRANRERAYNNLIQENINALISIGGNGSFKGLLCLNEEFNFPVVGIPGTIDNDIKATQRTLGFDTALNTAMDAIDKIKDTATSMDRIFLIEVMGRDSGSIAVYSALAGGAEDIIIPGADIEDDDLVEKIKRGREKGKRSWIVIVAEGAGSVDDFARKFSHAISDIRITVIGHTQRGGAPSAFDRLLGALMGREAVAALLRGESSSAIGWVNDEAISYSLKEAVSKKSENFGYLHELIHILT, translated from the coding sequence ATGATAGGGAGTGCCATTAAAAAGATAGCGGTTTTAACTTCCGGCGGAGATGCTCCGGGTATGAACTGTGCTATCAGAAGTGTAGTACGGTTTGCCAGCTTTAAGAGTATTAGTGTTATTGGTGTCGGCTATGGTTATAAAGGTTTGATAGAGAGAGATTTTAGAATACTGGGGCCTCGGGATGTAAGCAATATAATATCCCGCGGAGGGACCATTCTAAAGACAGCCCGTTCAGAAGAGTTTCTGGATAGAGCCAATAGAGAGAGAGCCTATAATAATCTAATTCAGGAGAATATCAATGCGCTTATCTCAATAGGAGGGAATGGTTCTTTTAAGGGTTTGCTCTGTTTAAATGAGGAGTTCAATTTTCCGGTTGTAGGTATTCCAGGGACAATAGACAATGATATCAAAGCTACTCAGAGAACACTTGGTTTTGATACGGCTTTAAATACCGCTATGGATGCGATAGATAAGATCAAAGATACTGCAACAAGCATGGATAGAATATTCCTTATTGAGGTTATGGGGAGGGACTCTGGTTCTATTGCGGTTTATTCTGCTCTGGCCGGAGGTGCTGAAGATATAATAATACCTGGAGCGGATATAGAAGACGATGATTTAGTAGAGAAGATAAAAAGGGGAAGAGAGAAAGGTAAGAGAAGCTGGATAGTTATTGTTGCTGAAGGTGCAGGGAGCGTGGATGACTTCGCCAGGAAGTTCTCTCACGCAATATCTGATATCAGGATAACCGTCATAGGCCATACTCAGAGAGGCGGAGCACCGTCAGCTTTTGACAGGCTCTTAGGAGCTCTTATGGGTAGAGAGGCTGTAGCTGCGCTCTTAAGAGGAGAGAGCTCTTCAGCTATTGGATGGGTGAATGATGAAGCGATAAGTTATTCACTTAAAGAAGCGGTATCTAAGAAGTCAGAAAATTTCGGATATCTTCACGAGTTGATTCATATATTGACCTAA
- a CDS encoding LptF/LptG family permease: MRKIEQYILQKILAPFVFCFVLISLIYIVVDLSTNLEHIMKNQIQIDMVVFYYLYSLPRIILEITPICLLVAAIYSLTKMNRANEITAMRAAGISFFTILKPYFTTAVILVVLMFLNQEKIIPHSYKKLKEIGYILEGKKKQVLHKNITFYAEGNRIIFAKEFYSDDKLLNGVVILEQDLDKRVLYKITAESAHYRDGNWSLYNTTIFKLNPKGTGVEEAITLTRKDYDLKEKPEELLMTDLGITYQSFKSLLKKIFIFKGVSREIIKRLSVELYHKLSFPFTNIILLLFGLFVGLNSKQASLLKGLGIALFVGFIYYSLDAFAYSLGKIGLLPPPIAGFSANIFFLTIGGYLLIKTIRS, translated from the coding sequence TTGAGAAAGATAGAGCAATATATCCTTCAAAAGATCTTAGCACCCTTTGTATTCTGCTTCGTACTGATATCCTTGATATATATAGTAGTAGATCTTTCAACAAATTTAGAGCATATAATGAAAAATCAGATTCAGATTGATATGGTAGTTTTTTACTATCTCTACTCCTTGCCCAGAATAATATTAGAGATAACACCTATCTGTCTTTTAGTAGCAGCTATATACTCACTGACAAAGATGAACAGAGCAAATGAGATAACAGCGATGAGAGCTGCAGGTATCAGTTTCTTTACTATCCTAAAACCCTATTTCACAACTGCAGTAATACTGGTCGTACTGATGTTTTTAAACCAAGAAAAAATAATTCCTCACTCATATAAAAAATTAAAAGAGATAGGCTATATCTTAGAGGGAAAGAAAAAGCAAGTACTACATAAAAATATCACTTTCTACGCGGAGGGAAACAGAATAATATTTGCCAAAGAGTTCTATTCCGACGATAAACTTTTAAACGGCGTTGTGATACTGGAGCAGGATCTGGACAAGAGAGTGCTATACAAGATAACCGCAGAGAGCGCACATTACAGAGACGGGAACTGGAGTCTTTATAATACGACCATATTCAAGCTCAACCCCAAAGGCACGGGAGTAGAGGAGGCCATAACACTAACAAGGAAAGATTACGACTTGAAAGAGAAACCCGAAGAACTCCTGATGACAGACCTGGGGATAACATATCAATCCTTTAAAAGCCTGCTCAAAAAAATCTTTATATTTAAAGGAGTATCACGAGAGATAATAAAAAGGCTTAGCGTTGAGCTTTACCATAAGTTATCATTTCCTTTTACCAATATTATCCTGCTTCTCTTTGGATTATTTGTAGGTCTTAATTCCAAGCAGGCCAGCCTGTTAAAGGGGCTGGGGATAGCACTGTTTGTTGGTTTCATCTACTACAGTTTAGATGCATTCGCATATTCGCTTGGTAAGATCGGACTCCTACCTCCTCCTATAGCAGGTTTCTCTGCAAACATATTCTTTCTGACTATAGGAGGTTATCTATTGATAAAGACGATTCGCTCTTAA
- a CDS encoding LptF/LptG family permease, producing the protein MRLIRNYFLRDWINSFLISLGIFTLIFSIGNLVKLVDLIISKGVDPRSIIQLFLMIVPFSLIYTLPISTLIATLLIFGKAAADNEIVTLKASGISAKKISVPFIILGVVFSLVSFIFMDRLLPFTHYKSREIVFNIGRKNPTAYLEPGTFIKSFKNHIIFFYGLKKNELKNIRIYINEEDRPLRTIIARRAKITDISNNGLTLSLYNGSSDEVDPKRPEEFYKLNFKEYIIHLDLGKANREGTIDKKPEEYTIKELKNNIRKLAERGVDILPLSSELYKRYAQPFTCLAFMLIGLPLGIRTHRREKSVGFGVGLMIIIFYYVLFVASETLILNRTIPAEIGHWIPTALIFITGLILYINLDEVRG; encoded by the coding sequence ATGAGGCTTATTAGAAACTACTTTTTAAGAGACTGGATAAACTCTTTTTTAATATCCCTGGGAATATTTACCCTGATATTCTCGATAGGCAACCTGGTTAAACTTGTCGATCTGATAATCAGCAAAGGTGTAGACCCAAGAAGCATCATCCAGCTGTTTCTTATGATAGTCCCTTTTAGCCTAATCTACACCCTTCCAATATCAACTCTTATAGCAACACTGCTAATATTTGGAAAGGCAGCCGCAGATAACGAGATAGTAACATTGAAAGCAAGCGGAATATCGGCTAAAAAGATATCGGTGCCGTTTATTATTCTAGGAGTGGTCTTCTCTCTCGTATCTTTCATATTCATGGATAGACTCTTACCCTTCACTCATTATAAATCCCGAGAGATTGTATTCAATATCGGCAGAAAAAACCCTACCGCATACCTTGAACCGGGTACCTTTATCAAAAGCTTCAAGAATCATATTATATTTTTCTATGGCCTGAAGAAGAATGAGCTTAAGAATATAAGAATATACATAAACGAAGAAGATAGGCCTTTAAGGACTATAATAGCTCGGAGAGCAAAGATAACCGATATCAGCAATAACGGCCTGACCCTAAGTTTGTATAACGGCAGCAGCGATGAAGTTGACCCCAAAAGACCGGAGGAATTCTATAAATTGAACTTTAAAGAGTATATAATCCATCTAGATTTAGGAAAAGCAAACAGAGAGGGCACTATCGATAAGAAACCTGAAGAGTATACAATTAAAGAATTGAAGAATAATATCAGGAAACTGGCAGAGAGAGGGGTAGATATACTGCCTCTAAGCTCAGAACTATATAAGAGATATGCTCAGCCTTTTACCTGCCTGGCCTTTATGCTGATAGGGCTGCCGCTTGGAATAAGGACCCATAGAAGAGAGAAATCGGTAGGGTTTGGCGTAGGATTAATGATAATAATATTTTACTACGTGCTCTTTGTAGCATCAGAAACCCTAATCTTAAATAGAACCATACCCGCTGAGATAGGGCACTGGATACCAACAGCGCTAATATTTATAACCGGCTTGATATTATATATCAATCTTGATGAGGTAAGAGGTTGA
- a CDS encoding ComF family protein: MHTLLSNAFKALEEIIQPKYCIFCMNKIPVKETGFICQDCKSKIEKNPPPFCNRCGRHTYNKLCRGCLSKDKRDHFKAYYLFQYRGLIQDGLQRFKYRRALSLLNYLSEELYLFLKEEILPFEKIDFISYVPLHRRKLKEREFNQAELLARAVSKRTNITLLKKLLLRKIYTTSQSKLSKEERRVNIDGVFKVNLKYKNIIRNSKVLLIDDIITTGSTTIECIKELERLGSKTIVLAAAGG; this comes from the coding sequence ATGCATACTTTATTAAGTAATGCTTTTAAAGCCTTGGAAGAAATAATTCAACCTAAATATTGTATCTTCTGTATGAATAAAATTCCAGTAAAAGAGACCGGCTTTATATGTCAAGATTGTAAATCCAAAATCGAAAAGAACCCGCCGCCTTTCTGCAATAGATGCGGCAGGCATACATATAACAAACTATGCAGGGGATGTCTCTCTAAAGACAAGAGAGATCATTTTAAAGCCTACTACCTGTTTCAATACAGAGGCCTCATTCAGGACGGACTGCAGAGATTTAAATATAGAAGAGCCTTAAGTCTCTTGAACTATCTCTCGGAAGAGCTCTATCTCTTTTTAAAAGAAGAGATCTTACCTTTTGAAAAAATAGATTTCATAAGCTACGTACCTTTACACCGCAGGAAGTTAAAAGAACGGGAATTCAACCAGGCAGAACTTTTAGCAAGAGCAGTATCAAAGAGAACAAATATAACTCTTCTTAAAAAATTACTACTTAGAAAAATATATACTACCTCACAAAGCAAACTCTCTAAAGAAGAACGCAGAGTGAATATAGATGGTGTTTTTAAAGTAAACTTAAAATATAAAAATATAATTAGAAACTCAAAAGTTTTGCTAATCGATGATATAATTACAACTGGTTCAACTACCATCGAATGCATCAAAGAGTTGGAGAGACTAGGCTCTAAAACAATAGTCCTGGCAGCGGCAGGAGGATAG
- a CDS encoding CvpA family protein: MAGIACGVGYIRGRKKGIFPALYSFLSIGVGVFMFYRLGNFYEYLAQRFNTNIVYGLGMVSTVIVVVLVFRLLGIFIDRFFDIRPNLGITEIIAGLIGLSSGLLWMGIFTRVFYYLNLWGFRRWVGGSVTYRFILPIPNAVYGVIAKVLQLITPGGA; the protein is encoded by the coding sequence ATAGCAGGCATAGCCTGCGGTGTTGGATATATAAGGGGCAGAAAGAAGGGTATTTTTCCGGCTCTGTATAGCTTTTTATCAATCGGGGTGGGGGTGTTTATGTTTTATAGATTGGGTAATTTTTATGAATATCTGGCCCAGAGATTTAACACCAATATAGTGTACGGCCTGGGAATGGTCTCTACTGTAATAGTAGTGGTCTTGGTATTTAGATTGTTGGGTATATTTATAGATAGGTTTTTCGATATTAGGCCGAATCTGGGCATTACTGAGATAATAGCTGGCCTTATCGGGCTTTCATCCGGATTGCTCTGGATGGGTATATTTACCAGAGTGTTCTACTATTTGAACTTATGGGGTTTTAGGAGGTGGGTTGGGGGTAGTGTGACTTATAGGTTTATATTGCCTATACCCAATGCAGTCTATGGTGTCATTGCAAAAGTTTTACAACTAATTACACCTGGAGGTGCTTAG